The following is a genomic window from Desulfofarcimen acetoxidans DSM 771.
GGAGATCTGGGACAGGCAATTAGCAGAGTACTGGAGGGGCAGGGTAGTTTTGTTTATCTCTTGTCTACCTATACAGCCCTTTGGCCAGTGCAAAAAATATTGCTGAATCAGGCTGAAAAGGGGGAATTGGATGCTCACCGTATGTCATCTGTATCCTGATTTGCTTAATTTGTATGGAGATCGCGGTAATGTTATGGCCTTTGTGCGACGTTGCCGTTGGCGCAATATTCCCGTGCAGGTGAAGGAAGTGAATATTGGTGAGACCCTGGATTTTGCAGAAGTTGATTTTTTGTTTTTGGGTGGTGGTTCAGACAGAGAACAAACTCTATTGAACAAAGATTTGACAAGCCGAACAGCCGGATTGAGGGAGGCTATTGAAGATGGACTGGTGCTGCTGGCTATTTGTGGCGGTTACCAAATGCTTGGTCGCTACTACCGAACCCATGAGGGAGAGGAAATACCCGGCTTAGGCATATTGGATTTATACACAGAAGCAGGTGCCAGGCGGTTAATTGGTAATGTAGCTGTGGAAATGTTGTTGGATAACATAACAGTTAAAGTCACAGGTTTTGAGAACCACTCCGGCCAGACCTTTTTAGGAGATGTTTCCCCCTTAGGAAAGGTGCTAGCCGGTTTTGGCAATAATGGTAGAGATAAACAGGAGGGAGCAAGGTATAAAAATGTGTTTTGTTCGTACCTGCACGGTCCTTTGCTTCCCAAAAACACTGTTTTAGCGGATTACCTTATTACCCTGGCTATGAGAAGAAGAGGTATATCGGGAGATCTGCAGCCTTTGGAGGATGCCTTGGAGGAACGGGCCAATGCTGTTATGTTGGAAAGATTGCTTAAGAATACTGGTTAATGATAGGTGAAAAAAGCTAAAGGGGCTAAGAGAATTTTCTCTTAGCCCCTTTTTTTAATAACCCCTAAACAGAGTTTTACGCTCATATAAAATGACTATCTTGCAATGATTTATTAATAAAATTAATTAAAGCCACCGGCTTTAATGCCTGGGGCCTCAGCCACTGCTGCCGCCAGAAATGGAACATGAAGTTTTCTCTTCAGTTGGTCGGAGCATTCTCATCATGTCAATATTTTTAATTTGCTCAAGCATATTATTGGCAATTGTTTTGTAATCTTCTGCGATCTCTTCATTCTCCAAAACTACCGGGGTACCTGAGTCGCTCAAGCTGCGTATTTCAGTTCTCAAGGGTATACTGCCCAATACCGGGATGCCCAGCTTATCAGCCATATTCTTAACTGCGTCCTTGGTGTCACCGAAGATATAGTGTTTTTCACTGCATTTGTCGCAGATAAAATAAGCCATATTTTCAATAACTCCAATATTGTCCTTTTTAGTTTGAGCAGC
Proteins encoded in this region:
- a CDS encoding type 1 glutamine amidotransferase, which codes for MLTVCHLYPDLLNLYGDRGNVMAFVRRCRWRNIPVQVKEVNIGETLDFAEVDFLFLGGGSDREQTLLNKDLTSRTAGLREAIEDGLVLLAICGGYQMLGRYYRTHEGEEIPGLGILDLYTEAGARRLIGNVAVEMLLDNITVKVTGFENHSGQTFLGDVSPLGKVLAGFGNNGRDKQEGARYKNVFCSYLHGPLLPKNTVLADYLITLAMRRRGISGDLQPLEDALEERANAVMLERLLKNTG